The following are encoded in a window of Scophthalmus maximus strain ysfricsl-2021 chromosome 2, ASM2237912v1, whole genome shotgun sequence genomic DNA:
- the proser1 gene encoding proline and serine-rich protein 1 isoform X1, giving the protein MDKKSFDIVLDEIRKCVLTDQRVKAIEQVHGYFSSEQVMEILKYFSWAEPQIKAVKALQHKMVAIPTTKVANILNCFTFSKDRLVVLELIALNIADAQNYRPVEDLFRIHLSEKKRARRILEQVCKVGCKAPVAMISSCGMIPGNPYPKGRPSLVTGTFPGIPPLKKEGEKKDDASNSMEGKGIASRIIGPFKPFPSTYNPHRPVPYPIPPCRPHATIAPSAYNNAGLVSMGGVITTNVAPPPYNSTHKVAGYAKPGNPQHTTPGVNSGPLLIPHGSTPSTPVPPQASPAHQPPTTPITPVFPGMVPSHNPNASSPSPAPSPSVIKAGPQTPGGHATPTPSSVIKAHTPSGTPCGTPVPGSGGFSSSPFHVVSRPGTPANSRGGPDPLSQTNSMVSMQQKFFPQSTDHHSGPTFSGIQPHTGNPAGSVIRSYTPSGPQSLTPGSSTPVIPSCSTPGPSPKPSPAHSAHAHAQAAIAMAGSLNRHTGGNSSGSNSPVHSAFKGTSRSGTPSVSSLVVQGSAQAALARSLGLSHPSGSPQVSLASPVAITGLQALSSSPAPSHYPGLSPFASLSSSLPPSSIAASMPGMTPNSNISNHPPTSIFPGLATNAAPSAASPFGLGLTSATSMFPGLPPGPSPGAFPGLGVSGGHGAGSPVLSSFMGLPGATPSSVASVAPLQAAAVAAAAAAAAAGVPSSSPVLPGFASAFSSNFQPGLGSGLQPPGSSGFPSLLSFPGVPGFSPSGSPAALGGLHNQAMQSALLQAHPTSALESFPPQHNSFPNYPPGPGNPFPLQPGLHPQLGWQ; this is encoded by the exons ATGGATAAAAAGTCATTCGACATTGTCTTGGATGAGAtaagaaag TGCGTCCTGACCGATCAACGCGTCAAGGCCATAGAGCAGGTGCATGGATATTTCTCCAGTGAGCAG GTGATGGAGATACTGAAGTACTTCTCATGGGCTGAACCTCAGATCAAAGCAGTTAAAGCGCTGCAGCAT AAAATGGTTGCAATCCCTACAACCAAAGTAGCAAATATCCTGAATTGCTTCACCTTTTCAAAGGACAGACTGGTTGTTCTGGAACTGATAGCTTT GAATATCGCAGATGCTCAAAATTACCGTCCTGTGGAGGATCTGTTTCGCATACACTTGTCTGAGAAGAAGCGAGCTCGCAGGATACTGGAGCAA GTATGTAAGGTTGGCTGCAAGGCTCCTGTAGCCATGATCTCCTCCTGTGGGATGATACCAGGGAACCCATACCCTAAAGGCCGACCTAGCTTGGTCACTGGAACTTTCCCT GGAATCCCTCCgttgaaaaaagaaggagagaagaaagatgatGCCTCTAACAGTATGGAGGGGAAAGGAATTGCTTCCCGGATAATTGGACCATTCAAACCT tttcctTCAACCTACAACCCTCATCGACCTGTGCCCTACCCTATACCACCATGCAGACCCCATGCCACCATCGCACCAA GTGCGTACAACAACGCAGGCCTTGTTTCTATGGGAGGGGTTATAACAACCAACGTGGCCCCTCCCCCCTACAACTCCACCCACAAAGTAGCAG GTTATGCCAAACCAGGCAATCCGCAGCACACCACACCTGGAGTCAACAGTGGGCCCCTCCTCATTCCTCATGGGTCCACGCCTTCTACCCCCGTCCCACCTCAGGCTTCTCCCGCTCACCAACCTCCCACGACTCCCATTACACCAGTTTTCCCTGGCATGGTTCCCTCTCACAACCCCAatgcctcctctccctcccctgctccaTCCCCATCTGTCATCAAAGCAGGACCACAGACCCCCGGTGGTCATGCCACACCTACACCCTCATCTGTCATTAAAGCCCACACACCTTCTGGCACCCCTTGTGGAACTCCTGTCCCTGGCAGTGGGggcttctcttcttcccccttccATGTTGTTTCTCGACCAGGCACCCCTGCAAACTCCCGCGGCGGCCCAGACCCCCTGTCTCAGACGAACTCCATGGTTTCAATGCAGCAAAAGTTTTTTCCTCAGTCCACAGACCACCATTCAGGACCCACCTTCTCTGGCATACAGCCACACACAGGTAACCCCGCTGGGTCAGTGATACGAAGTTACACCCCCTCTGGACCACAATCTCTCACCCCCGGCTCGTCCACTCCAGTGATTCCGAGCTGTTCCACCCCAGGCCCCAGCCCCAAACCCTCTCCAGCTCattctgcacatgcacatgctcagGCTGCCATTGCCATGGCTGGATCACTGAACAGACACACTGGGGGTAACAGCAGTGGCAGTAACAGCCCTGTGCACTCTGCTTTCAAGGGCACCTCTCGTTCTGGCACACCGTCTGTTAGCTCTTTGGTGGTCCAAGGTTCTGCGCAGGCCGCCCTGGCTCGTTCGTTGGGTCTGTCACACCCCTCAGGTTCCCCTCAAGTCTCTCTTGCAAGTCCTGTCGCCATCACCGGCCTCCAAGCTCTGTCCTCCAGCCCTGCTCCCTCTCATTATCCCGGCCTGTCCCCTTTTGCCTCCCTGTCTTCCTCGCTCCCTCCTTCCAGCATCGCTGCATCCATGCCTGGAATGACCCCCAATAGCAACATTTCTAACCACCCACCAACCTCCATCTTCCCAGGCTTGGCTACCAATGCTGCCCCCAGTGCAGCCTCCCCTTTCGGTCTAGGCCTCACTTCTGCAACCTCTATGTTCCCAGGCCTTCCGCCTGGCCCTAGCCCCGGTGCCTTCCCTGGACTGGGTGTGTCAGGGGGGCACGGGGCTGGGAGCCCTGTGTTGTCTTCATTCATGGGACTGCCAGGTGCCACTCCATCTTCAGTAGCATCAGTGGCACCGCTGCAGgcagcggcggtggcggcggcggcagcagcagcagcagctggggtTCCGTCATCATCGCCAGTTTTACCAGGCTTCGCATCCGCCTTCAGCTCCAATTTCCAACCAGG GTTGGGCAGTGGACTACAGCCCCCGGGAAGCAGTGGATTCCCCAGCTTGCTGTCCTTCCCTGGGGTCCCAggtttctctccctctggctcCCCTGCTGCTCTCGGTGGCCTCCACAACCAAGCCATGCAGTCGGCCTTgctgcag GCTCATCCCACATCTGCTCTAGAGAGCTTTCCTCCTCAGCACAACAGTTTCCCCAACTACCCTCCGGGCCCAGGAAACCCCTTCCCCCTCCAACCAGGCCTGCACCCCCAGCTGGGTTGGCAGTGA
- the proser1 gene encoding proline and serine-rich protein 1 isoform X2 — MDKKSFDIVLDEIRKCVLTDQRVKAIEQVHGYFSSEQVMEILKYFSWAEPQIKAVKALQHKMVAIPTTKVANILNCFTFSKDRLVVLELIALNIADAQNYRPVEDLFRIHLSEKKRARRILEQVCKVGCKAPVAMISSCGMIPGNPYPKGRPSLVTGTFPGIPPLKKEGEKKDDASNSMEGKGIASRIIGPFKPFPSTYNPHRPVPYPIPPCRPHATIAPSYAKPGNPQHTTPGVNSGPLLIPHGSTPSTPVPPQASPAHQPPTTPITPVFPGMVPSHNPNASSPSPAPSPSVIKAGPQTPGGHATPTPSSVIKAHTPSGTPCGTPVPGSGGFSSSPFHVVSRPGTPANSRGGPDPLSQTNSMVSMQQKFFPQSTDHHSGPTFSGIQPHTGNPAGSVIRSYTPSGPQSLTPGSSTPVIPSCSTPGPSPKPSPAHSAHAHAQAAIAMAGSLNRHTGGNSSGSNSPVHSAFKGTSRSGTPSVSSLVVQGSAQAALARSLGLSHPSGSPQVSLASPVAITGLQALSSSPAPSHYPGLSPFASLSSSLPPSSIAASMPGMTPNSNISNHPPTSIFPGLATNAAPSAASPFGLGLTSATSMFPGLPPGPSPGAFPGLGVSGGHGAGSPVLSSFMGLPGATPSSVASVAPLQAAAVAAAAAAAAAGVPSSSPVLPGFASAFSSNFQPGLGSGLQPPGSSGFPSLLSFPGVPGFSPSGSPAALGGLHNQAMQSALLQAHPTSALESFPPQHNSFPNYPPGPGNPFPLQPGLHPQLGWQ, encoded by the exons ATGGATAAAAAGTCATTCGACATTGTCTTGGATGAGAtaagaaag TGCGTCCTGACCGATCAACGCGTCAAGGCCATAGAGCAGGTGCATGGATATTTCTCCAGTGAGCAG GTGATGGAGATACTGAAGTACTTCTCATGGGCTGAACCTCAGATCAAAGCAGTTAAAGCGCTGCAGCAT AAAATGGTTGCAATCCCTACAACCAAAGTAGCAAATATCCTGAATTGCTTCACCTTTTCAAAGGACAGACTGGTTGTTCTGGAACTGATAGCTTT GAATATCGCAGATGCTCAAAATTACCGTCCTGTGGAGGATCTGTTTCGCATACACTTGTCTGAGAAGAAGCGAGCTCGCAGGATACTGGAGCAA GTATGTAAGGTTGGCTGCAAGGCTCCTGTAGCCATGATCTCCTCCTGTGGGATGATACCAGGGAACCCATACCCTAAAGGCCGACCTAGCTTGGTCACTGGAACTTTCCCT GGAATCCCTCCgttgaaaaaagaaggagagaagaaagatgatGCCTCTAACAGTATGGAGGGGAAAGGAATTGCTTCCCGGATAATTGGACCATTCAAACCT tttcctTCAACCTACAACCCTCATCGACCTGTGCCCTACCCTATACCACCATGCAGACCCCATGCCACCATCGCACCAA GTTATGCCAAACCAGGCAATCCGCAGCACACCACACCTGGAGTCAACAGTGGGCCCCTCCTCATTCCTCATGGGTCCACGCCTTCTACCCCCGTCCCACCTCAGGCTTCTCCCGCTCACCAACCTCCCACGACTCCCATTACACCAGTTTTCCCTGGCATGGTTCCCTCTCACAACCCCAatgcctcctctccctcccctgctccaTCCCCATCTGTCATCAAAGCAGGACCACAGACCCCCGGTGGTCATGCCACACCTACACCCTCATCTGTCATTAAAGCCCACACACCTTCTGGCACCCCTTGTGGAACTCCTGTCCCTGGCAGTGGGggcttctcttcttcccccttccATGTTGTTTCTCGACCAGGCACCCCTGCAAACTCCCGCGGCGGCCCAGACCCCCTGTCTCAGACGAACTCCATGGTTTCAATGCAGCAAAAGTTTTTTCCTCAGTCCACAGACCACCATTCAGGACCCACCTTCTCTGGCATACAGCCACACACAGGTAACCCCGCTGGGTCAGTGATACGAAGTTACACCCCCTCTGGACCACAATCTCTCACCCCCGGCTCGTCCACTCCAGTGATTCCGAGCTGTTCCACCCCAGGCCCCAGCCCCAAACCCTCTCCAGCTCattctgcacatgcacatgctcagGCTGCCATTGCCATGGCTGGATCACTGAACAGACACACTGGGGGTAACAGCAGTGGCAGTAACAGCCCTGTGCACTCTGCTTTCAAGGGCACCTCTCGTTCTGGCACACCGTCTGTTAGCTCTTTGGTGGTCCAAGGTTCTGCGCAGGCCGCCCTGGCTCGTTCGTTGGGTCTGTCACACCCCTCAGGTTCCCCTCAAGTCTCTCTTGCAAGTCCTGTCGCCATCACCGGCCTCCAAGCTCTGTCCTCCAGCCCTGCTCCCTCTCATTATCCCGGCCTGTCCCCTTTTGCCTCCCTGTCTTCCTCGCTCCCTCCTTCCAGCATCGCTGCATCCATGCCTGGAATGACCCCCAATAGCAACATTTCTAACCACCCACCAACCTCCATCTTCCCAGGCTTGGCTACCAATGCTGCCCCCAGTGCAGCCTCCCCTTTCGGTCTAGGCCTCACTTCTGCAACCTCTATGTTCCCAGGCCTTCCGCCTGGCCCTAGCCCCGGTGCCTTCCCTGGACTGGGTGTGTCAGGGGGGCACGGGGCTGGGAGCCCTGTGTTGTCTTCATTCATGGGACTGCCAGGTGCCACTCCATCTTCAGTAGCATCAGTGGCACCGCTGCAGgcagcggcggtggcggcggcggcagcagcagcagcagctggggtTCCGTCATCATCGCCAGTTTTACCAGGCTTCGCATCCGCCTTCAGCTCCAATTTCCAACCAGG GTTGGGCAGTGGACTACAGCCCCCGGGAAGCAGTGGATTCCCCAGCTTGCTGTCCTTCCCTGGGGTCCCAggtttctctccctctggctcCCCTGCTGCTCTCGGTGGCCTCCACAACCAAGCCATGCAGTCGGCCTTgctgcag GCTCATCCCACATCTGCTCTAGAGAGCTTTCCTCCTCAGCACAACAGTTTCCCCAACTACCCTCCGGGCCCAGGAAACCCCTTCCCCCTCCAACCAGGCCTGCACCCCCAGCTGGGTTGGCAGTGA
- the stoml3b gene encoding stomatin (EPB72)-like 3b, with the protein MEMENQMESQKGRGISKQDLISERTGSLGCIGWFIVILSGIFTICLAPFTIWFCLKIVQEYERAVIFRLGRITDRKAKGPGIFFVLPCTDSFVKVDLRTVSFDIPPQEILTKDSVTVCVDGVVYFRVSDPIASVANVSNADFATRLLAQTTLRNVLGTKNLSELLSDREGIAHSMQTSLDQATDDWGIKVERVEIKDVKLPHQLQRAMAAEAEASREARAKVIAAEGEMNASRALKEASLVIAESPSGLQLRYLQTLSTIAAEKNSTIIFPLPMDIISHFMRK; encoded by the exons ATGGAAATGGAGAACCAGATGGAAAGCCAAAAGGGAAGAGGAATTAGCAAACAAGACTTAATAT ctgaACGGACGGGGTCTCTTGGATGCATTGGTTGGTTCATCGTCATACTCTCTGGCATCTTTACCATCTGCCTCGCCCCGTTCACTATCTGGTTTTGTCTGAAG ATTGTTCAGGAGTATGAGCGCGCCGTCATCTTCAGACTGGGTCGCATCACAGACAGGAAGGCTAAAGGACCAG gaattttctttgttttgccgTGCACCGACTCCTTTGTGAAGGTGGATCTGCGAACAGTTTCATTTGACATCCCACCACAAGAG ATCTTGACCAAGGACTCGGTTACAGTTTGTGTGGATGGAGTTGTGTACTTCCGGGTCAGCGACCCCATCGCCTCTGTGGCCAACGTGTCTAATGCTGACTTTGCCACCCGTCTGCTGGCACAAACCACCCTCAGAAATGTTCTGGGGACAAAGAACCTGTCTGAGCTCTTGTCTGATCGTGAGGGCATCGCTCACAGCATGCAG ACCAGCCTGGATCAAGCCACAGACGACTGGGGCATCAAGGTGGAGCGTGTGGAGATTAAAGATGTGAAGCTGCCACATCAGCTGCAGAGAGCCAtggctgctgaagcagaggcaTCACGAGAGGCCAGAGCCAAG GTGATTGCAGCCGAGGGTGAGATGAATGCATCTCGTGCCCTGAAGGAGGCTTCCCTCGTGATCGCAGAGTCTCCGTCAGGCTTGCAGCTTCGCTACCTGCAGACCCTCAGCACCATCGCAGCAGAGAAGAACTCCACCATCATATTCCCCCTGCCCATGGACATCATATCTCACTTCATGCGGAAGTGA